The window TCGATCAATGCCTGGGAGAGCCGTTCGTCCGATGAAAACAGGCCGGCGATTCGCTCGCCCAGGCCCACCATGCAGGCGCCGGTCAATGTAGCCAGGTCGATACATATTTGGGGATGATACGTCTTGAGCACGTAAGAGAGCGTGTCGGCGAGAATCAGTCGGCCTTCCGCGTCGGTATTGTTGATTTCCACGGTTTTCCCGGAATGGCTGTGCACGATGTCTCCCGGACGGGTCGAGGTTCCGGAAGGCATGTTTTCCACAAGCGGGATGGCCCCGACCAAATGGATCGGGAGCTTCAGGCGGGCGGCGGTCAGAATGGTCGCCGAAACGGCTGCGGCGCCGGCCATATCGATTTTCATATCCTCCATGGACTCCCCGGATTTGAGATTGAGTCCGCCGGAATCGAAGGTGACGCCTTTGCCGATCAATGCAGTGATCTCTGTTCCGTATCGTTTGCCGTATTCCAGAATGACCAGTCTCGGCGCTTCGCTGCTGCCTGCCGAAACGGCCAGCAGTGTATTGAACTGCATCTTCTGAAGCCACTGTTCATCCAAAATTTCCGTTTCAATGGCTTCTGCCCGGGCCTGCTCGGCAATCTGCTGCGCCAGGCGGGAAGGTTTCTTGTCGTTGGATGGCATATTCACCCAGTCTCTGGCGAGTGCCGCTCCCTGGCAGATGATTTCCGTTTTTTCGGCCAAATTGGGAAAAGTCTGAACGATATCGGGTTGCTCCCAGAACCGAATACGGGTCAGGGACGGATTTTCGGGTTGCTTGTAGAGCGAAAATTGATAGTTGCCCAGGCAGGCTCCTTCCATTGCGGCCTGAAGAATATCTGCCCGTGAAAAGGATGAGCCGGAAAATTCCGGGAGCACCACGGTAGCTTCTGCGAGATGATTCTGGATCAACGCCTGGATGGCTTTTCCCAGGACATTTCGAATGCGGTCGATATCGAGGGTTGCGCTTTTGCCTAATCCGACAAGCAGGATTTGCAGGGTCTGGTCGGATGAGGTATCCAGCAGAAAGGTTGTTTTTTCGCTTTTTGCACAAGCCGGGCTTTGCAGA of the Desulfatirhabdium butyrativorans DSM 18734 genome contains:
- a CDS encoding leucyl aminopeptidase; translation: MLILETYPKPFSCTEPLVLLCDEDASVHYTDPVLQDRIRIARLQSPACAKSEKTTFLLDTSSDQTLQILLVGLGKSATLDIDRIRNVLGKAIQALIQNHLAEATVVLPEFSGSSFSRADILQAAMEGACLGNYQFSLYKQPENPSLTRIRFWEQPDIVQTFPNLAEKTEIICQGAALARDWVNMPSNDKKPSRLAQQIAEQARAEAIETEILDEQWLQKMQFNTLLAVSAGSSEAPRLVILEYGKRYGTEITALIGKGVTFDSGGLNLKSGESMEDMKIDMAGAAAVSATILTAARLKLPIHLVGAIPLVENMPSGTSTRPGDIVHSHSGKTVEINNTDAEGRLILADTLSYVLKTYHPQICIDLATLTGACMVGLGERIAGLFSSDERLSQALIESGRRTAERCWPMPLPEDYREFLKTETADISNKSSSKWGGAITAALFLSAFVEDTRWAHIDIAGPAYSQKATPICPKGGTGFGVRLLIDYLIRA